Proteins from one Oryza sativa Japonica Group chromosome 12, ASM3414082v1 genomic window:
- the LOC4352807 gene encoding K(+) efflux antiporter 3, chloroplastic — MAAAAAAAAPRHHHHHVVVGSSRSAPVSVSVCVRRWCGGASSSALLRVGMIGGASASSAEGRGRRRWWRRGRRALRVRAAAGMDIASAVEVINDLGFDTLTFLGVTVLVVPAFRVVKASPILGFFCAGVVLNQFGLIRNLTDVKLLSEWGILFLLFEMGLELSLSRLKALARYAFGMGLPQVLLSTLAFTAFELPPNGAIGTKILQFLFDSRPDLVNIRSVDEAIVIGAALSLSSSAFVLQLLAEKGELPTRFGSATLGILLLQDIAVVPLLVILPVLESQNVVEQSVWPMLLAESLKALGGLGLLSLGGKYLIRRIFEFVAESRSSEAFVALCLLTVSGTSLLTQWLGFSDTLGAFLAGAILAETNFRTQIEADIRPFRGLLLGLFFVTTGTSIDMELLIREWPNVLSLLGGLIAIKTLIITAIGPRVGLTLQESVRIGLLLSQGGEFGFVVFSLANRLGVLPLELNKLLIIVVVLSMALTPLLNEIGRRAAGIIDEKSETKEKPAEMVNYDATEPIVILGFGEMGKVLAKFLSAPLSFGLDKDAEGWPYVAFDLNPAVVKSARKSGFPVLYGDGSRPLVLQSAGVSSPKAVMVMYTGKEKTIEAVNRLRQAFPGVPMYARAQDMSHLLDLKKAGATEVVLENAETSLQLGSMLLRGLGVMSDDVSFFSKLVRDSMELQAQEALNNIENREIDIMKPLEIRISDLVERNGNGSRMIAQEDSLRLSSRPNIPLIEATLEDRIPETTGENDQTGYDFNNIDSEDGVKYCLLEASDDESEASNSSKEMIDQSV, encoded by the exons atggcggccgcggcggcggcggcggccccgcggcaccaccaccaccacgtcgTCGTCGGGAGCAGCCGCTCTGCGCCCGTGTCGGTGTCGGTGTGCGTGCGGCGGTGGTGCGggggcgcgtcgtcgtcggcgttgcTGCGGGTGGGGATGATCGGGGGCGCCTCCGCGTCgtcggcggaggggagggggaggaggaggtggtggcggcggggtagGAGGGCGCTCCgggtgcgcgcggcggcggggatggacaTCGCGAGCGCGGTGGAGGTGATCAACGACCTGGGGTTCGACACGCTCACCTTCCTCGGCGTCACCGTGCTGGTCGTCCCGGCCTTCCGCGTCGTCAAGGCCAGCCCA ATTCTTGGCTTCTTCTGCGCCGGCGTCGTGCTCAACCAGTTCGGCCTCATCAGGAACCTCACCGATGTCAAGCTCCTCTCCGAGTGGGGGATTCTCTTCCTG TTGTTTGAGATGGGGCTGGAGCTCTCACTGTCTCGCCTTAAGGCTCTTGCCAGATACGCCTTTGGGATGGGTTTGCCTCAG GTTCTTTTGTCAACCCTTGCTTTCACGGCGTTCGAGCTTCCTCCTAATGGTGCTATTGGAACCAAGATTTTGCAGTTCCTCTTTGATTCAAGACCTGATCTG GTGAATATCAGGAGCGTTGATGAAGCAATAGTAATTGGGGCTGCCCTCTCACTATCCTCATCTGCTTTTGTCCTTCAG CTTCTTGCTGAGAAAGGTGAACTCCCAACAAGATTTGGCTCAGCTACACTGGGAATCCTCCTCCTGCAG GATATTGCTGTTGTTCCTCTCTTGGTCATACTCCCTGTGCTAGAGAGTCAG AATGTGGTGGAGCAAAGTGTGTGGCCAATGTTATTAGCTGAAAGTCTAAAAGCACTCGGTGGACTTGGCCTACTTTCCCTTGGAGGGAAATACCTCATCAGACGCATCTTCGAG TTTGTTGCAGAGTCAAGGAGCTCAGAAGCATTTGTTGCACTCTGTCTTCTTACGGTTTCAGGAACATCCCTTCTCACGCAATGGTTGGGATTTAGTGATACA TTAGGTGCATTTCTGGCTGGGGCCATTCTTGCAGAGACAAATTTCCGTACCCAAATTGAAGCTGACATAAGGCCATTCAGAGGTTTGCTGCTTGGGTTGTTCTTTGTGACTACAGGAACTTCTATTGACATGGAG CTTCTCATCCGGGAGTGGCCTAATGTTCTGTCACTGTTGGGAGGCCTTATTGCAATCAAGACATTGATAATTACTGCAATAGGCCCAAGAGTTGGGCTAACTCTTCAAGAAAGCGTAAGGATAGGATTGCTGCTTTCTCAAGGAGGAGAATTTGGTTTTGTGGTGTTTTCGTTGGCAAACAG GCTTGGTGTCCTACCACTTGAGTTGAATAAACTGCTCATCATTGTTGTTGTACTGTCTATGGCGCTAACTCCATTACTCAATGAAATTGGAAGAAGGGCAGCAGGGATCATCGATGAGAAATCAGAAACAAAAGAA AAACCAGCTGAGATGGTGAATTATGATGCCACTGAACCTATTGTGATTCTTGGTTTTGGAGAAATGGGAAAG GTCCTTGCAAAGTTTTTGTCTGCACCATTATCTTTTGGGCTTGACAAAGATGCGGAAGGTTGGCCATATGTTGCATTTGATCTAAATCCTGCTGTCGTAAAG TCAGCTAGAAAATCAGGCTTTCCAGTGCTATATGGAGATGGTTCACGCCCTCTTGTTCTGCAATCTGCCGGCGTATCTTCTCCGAAAGCTGTCATGGTCATGTATACTGGAAAGGAAAAGACAATTGAGGCTGTCAACAGATTGCGGCAAGCTTTTCCTGGC GTTCCAATGTATGCAAGGGCTCAAGACATGTCACATTTGTTAGATCTAAAGAAAGCAGGTGCAACAGAAGTTGTTCTGGAAAACGCTGAG ACTAGCTTGCAACTAGGCTCGATGCTTTTGAGAGGACTGGGTGTCATGTCTGATGATGTATCCTTCTTTAGTAAGCTTGTGAGAGACTCAATGGAGTTACAAGCTCAGGAAGCACTCAACAACATCGAAAATCGAGAAATTGATATCATGAAGCCACTTGAG ATAAGAATATCAGACTTGGTTGAGCGCAATGGGAATGGTTCAAGAATGATAGCCCAGGAGGATTCACTAAGGCTAAGTAGTCGCCCAAACATACCACTAATTGAAGCAACTCTAGAGGACCGAATACCCGAAACTACAGGGGAAAATGACCAGACTGGATATGACTTCAACAACATAGATTCTGAAGATGGTGTCAAATATTGTCTCTTGGAAGCTAGTGATGACGAAAGCGAAGCCTCCAATTCAAGCAAGGAAATGATCGACCAATCTGTATAG